Proteins from a single region of Hymenobacter aquaticus:
- a CDS encoding response regulator transcription factor, which translates to MAAIPGPVHVALLDDHALFRQGLRYILQSLPYVETVVEAATFAELLAQCRQRLPDVLLLDLQMPEVDGAEATRLLLAEFPDLKIIVLSMFSADKFITQMMKLGVRSYLPKDSDQELLREALEAVLLTGHHFTPSISRALMRAVQQPTRQQPTTLPLLVQLTPRELEVLHRICQGRKAAEIADELFLSRRTVEGHRQNLLEKTGAPNSAGLVVYAAQHGLLPE; encoded by the coding sequence ATGGCTGCTATTCCGGGTCCGGTTCACGTTGCGTTGCTCGACGACCACGCCCTGTTCCGTCAGGGGCTGCGCTACATTCTGCAGTCGTTGCCCTACGTGGAAACCGTGGTGGAGGCGGCCACGTTTGCCGAGCTGCTCGCCCAGTGCCGGCAGCGCCTGCCCGACGTGCTGCTGCTGGATCTGCAGATGCCGGAAGTAGACGGGGCCGAGGCCACCCGCCTGCTGCTGGCCGAGTTTCCCGACCTGAAAATCATTGTGCTGTCGATGTTTTCGGCCGATAAGTTTATCACCCAGATGATGAAGCTCGGCGTGCGCAGCTACCTGCCCAAAGACTCCGACCAGGAGCTGCTGCGCGAGGCCCTCGAAGCCGTGCTGCTGACGGGCCACCACTTCACGCCCAGCATTTCGCGGGCCCTGATGCGGGCCGTGCAGCAGCCCACCCGGCAGCAGCCCACCACGCTGCCCCTCCTCGTGCAGCTCACGCCCCGGGAGCTGGAAGTGCTGCACCGCATCTGCCAGGGCCGCAAGGCCGCCGAAATTGCCGACGAGCTGTTTCTGAGCCGGCGCACCGTGGAAGGCCACCGCCAGAACCTGCTGGAAAAAACCGGTGCCCCCAACTCGGCCGGACTGGTCGTCTACGCCGCCCAGCACGGCCTGCTGCCGGAGTAA
- a CDS encoding sensor histidine kinase, which produces MAAPPEVAFAQLLFSGIAFMLLAAGSLVVFLVTYQKRLLHQQLRLRLAEAEHQQRLLTAIIEAQEGERERIGRDLHDGIGSTVSTAKLLLNRLEGLPATDDAQALLKLIREIMTTAVQEVRSVSHSLYPAVLARFGLAEALQHLVDVSNETGQLSVVLETDYPQSLTLAQELALYRIGQELVHNALKHARGATRLVVQLRQQGPRLALVVEDNGCGFGPAPGRGAGLRSIEVRVQMLQGRLRQEAGAAGQGTRMVVELETRPG; this is translated from the coding sequence ATGGCTGCGCCCCCGGAAGTAGCCTTTGCCCAGTTGCTCTTCAGCGGTATTGCTTTTATGCTGCTGGCCGCCGGCAGCCTGGTGGTGTTTCTGGTGACGTACCAGAAGCGGCTGCTGCACCAGCAACTGCGCCTGCGCCTGGCCGAGGCCGAGCACCAGCAGCGGCTGCTCACGGCCATTATTGAGGCGCAGGAGGGGGAGCGGGAGCGAATCGGGCGCGACCTGCACGACGGCATCGGCTCCACCGTGTCCACGGCCAAGCTGCTGCTCAACCGGCTGGAAGGCCTGCCCGCCACCGACGACGCCCAGGCCCTGCTCAAGCTCATCCGCGAAATCATGACCACGGCCGTGCAGGAAGTCCGCAGCGTGTCGCACAGCCTGTATCCGGCCGTGCTGGCCCGCTTTGGCCTGGCCGAGGCCCTGCAGCACCTCGTGGACGTGAGCAACGAAACCGGGCAGCTGTCCGTGGTGCTGGAAACGGACTACCCGCAGTCCCTGACCCTGGCCCAGGAGTTGGCCCTGTACCGCATCGGGCAGGAGCTGGTGCACAACGCCCTGAAGCACGCCCGCGGCGCCACCCGCCTCGTGGTGCAGCTGCGGCAGCAGGGGCCCCGCCTGGCGCTGGTCGTGGAAGACAACGGCTGCGGGTTTGGCCCCGCGCCCGGCCGCGGGGCCGGCCTGCGCAGCATCGAGGTGCGCGTGCAGATGCTGCAAGGCCGCCTGCGGCAGGAAGCGGGGGCCGCCGGGCAGGGCACGCGCATGGTTGTTGAACTGGAAACCCGCCCCGGATAA
- a CDS encoding DEAD/DEAH box helicase, producing the protein MPAFPETPSAPEPGRHDYELRATVAELTTADVERLSPVRPSFGHRALAGIEPLALTLNAGTFTSPEPTLADRSFPTVGVEQQAGRLLLSCSCAAPAPAPAPAPAPAPALCDHQALVLLSVLQRKELRVFFDAAQRHELLRATARDYGLEHAADLDAHFELTYARPTVLVAPRQAGLYPVTAASTRELVGQLLPPALPEAAAGTQRLVVFGRHKYYGHLTVQLAEAQLTAAGKVKNPIAVLNPLDSLGTSDNLAELKFYTGLARFQHNYDQQQSAAAIQALRAIIDNPGGFPFFAHNAAVSDKLTGPALTPLQLRCAPNDLRLQVQQQGEFYEVAGHLLLDGQPAQLPTVALRYDYFVVLHGWLYLLEDVNVLRVIDFFRKRNNTLLIHKSKFGEFQREVLANLEDRIHISYSYVRPATKRQLAGSGFDQAPEKLLYLSDNGPSVELLPVMRYGTREVSVLSRRQLLATDERGRPFVLARDPEAEGQFLTALRRHYPEFGEQLQQPALHVPKALFLREEWFLTAFEDWQQEQITILGFNQLKGNTLNPHRARISVRVTGENNWFDTRLNVRFGTQQASLRQVQQAIRNRSHYVRLDDGTRGILPREWVEKFAEYFAAGDVVEDRIRTPSVNFRLIQELYDPAALDEAARTRLATYQAAVADFSGIAPVPVPAGLQATLREYQQQGLNWLNFLDTFHFGGCLADDMGLGKTVQVLAFILHLRALGRPAANLVVVPTSLVFNWQAEVAKFAPSLRVHVLHGALRRAEAAQFDACDIVLTTYNTLVSDIRQLREYPFNYVFLDEAQAIKNPESQRYKAARLLQARNRVVLTGTPLENNTLDIYGLLSFACPGLLGSARHFRDLYAGPIDKFRDARRARELQQRISPFVLRRTKAQVARELPDKTEMVLYCEMGAAQRRVYDACKKEYHDLLLGVHEDAPRKESMHILQGLTKLRQICDSPALLPDEADYGRESAKLEALVEEVRTKAPQHKILIFSQFVRMLELIRQELQTHGIPFTYLTGQTKNRAATVARFQLDDSVRVFLISLKAGGTGLNLPEADYVYLVDPWWNPAVENQAIDRSHRIGQDKKVVAVRLICPDTIEEKIMQLQEAKCELAHELIHTDVALIKTMSRDQLLDLFS; encoded by the coding sequence ATGCCTGCTTTCCCGGAAACACCCTCTGCGCCGGAGCCGGGCCGTCATGACTACGAGCTCAGGGCCACCGTGGCGGAGCTGACCACTGCCGACGTAGAGCGCCTGAGCCCGGTGCGGCCATCCTTCGGCCACCGGGCTCTGGCCGGCATCGAGCCCCTGGCGCTGACGCTGAACGCGGGCACCTTTACCAGCCCCGAGCCCACCCTGGCGGACCGGAGCTTCCCGACCGTGGGCGTGGAGCAGCAGGCCGGCCGCCTGCTCCTGAGCTGCTCGTGCGCCGCCCCGGCCCCGGCCCCGGCCCCGGCCCCGGCCCCGGCCCCGGCCCTGTGCGACCATCAGGCCCTGGTGCTGCTCAGCGTGTTGCAACGCAAGGAGCTGCGGGTGTTTTTTGATGCCGCCCAGCGCCACGAGCTGCTACGCGCCACCGCCCGCGACTACGGCCTGGAGCACGCCGCCGACCTGGATGCGCACTTCGAGCTGACTTACGCCCGGCCCACGGTGCTCGTGGCGCCCCGGCAGGCGGGCCTCTACCCCGTCACGGCGGCTTCCACGCGGGAGCTGGTGGGCCAGCTGCTGCCGCCGGCGCTGCCCGAGGCCGCGGCCGGCACCCAGCGCCTGGTGGTGTTTGGCCGGCACAAGTACTACGGCCACCTCACCGTGCAGCTGGCCGAGGCCCAGCTCACGGCGGCGGGCAAGGTAAAAAACCCCATTGCAGTGCTCAACCCGCTCGACAGCCTGGGCACGAGCGACAACCTGGCCGAGCTGAAGTTCTACACCGGCCTGGCCCGCTTCCAGCACAACTACGACCAGCAGCAGTCGGCCGCCGCTATTCAGGCCTTGCGGGCCATTATCGACAACCCCGGCGGCTTCCCGTTTTTTGCCCATAACGCGGCCGTGTCGGATAAGCTCACGGGGCCGGCCCTCACGCCTCTGCAGCTGCGCTGCGCCCCCAACGACCTGCGCCTACAGGTGCAGCAGCAGGGCGAGTTTTACGAAGTGGCCGGCCACCTGCTGCTCGACGGGCAACCCGCCCAACTGCCCACGGTGGCCTTGCGCTACGACTACTTCGTGGTGCTGCACGGCTGGCTCTACCTGCTGGAAGACGTGAACGTGCTGCGCGTCATCGACTTTTTCAGGAAGCGCAACAACACCCTACTGATTCATAAGAGCAAGTTCGGCGAGTTTCAGCGCGAGGTGCTGGCCAACCTGGAAGACCGGATTCACATCAGCTACTCCTACGTGCGGCCCGCCACCAAGCGGCAGCTGGCCGGCAGCGGCTTCGACCAGGCCCCGGAAAAGCTGCTCTACCTCTCCGACAACGGCCCGAGCGTGGAGCTGCTGCCGGTGATGCGCTACGGCACCCGGGAGGTGTCGGTACTCTCGCGCCGGCAGCTGCTGGCTACCGACGAGCGGGGCCGCCCCTTCGTGCTGGCCCGCGACCCGGAGGCCGAGGGCCAGTTTCTCACGGCGCTGCGGCGGCACTATCCCGAGTTTGGCGAGCAGCTCCAGCAGCCGGCCCTGCACGTGCCCAAGGCGCTGTTTTTGCGGGAAGAGTGGTTTCTGACGGCCTTCGAGGACTGGCAGCAGGAGCAGATTACCATCCTGGGCTTCAACCAGCTCAAGGGCAACACCCTGAACCCGCACCGGGCCCGGATTTCGGTGCGCGTGACGGGCGAAAACAACTGGTTTGATACCCGGCTGAACGTGCGCTTTGGCACCCAGCAAGCCTCCTTGCGGCAGGTGCAGCAGGCCATTCGCAACCGCAGCCACTACGTGCGCCTCGACGACGGCACCCGCGGGATTCTGCCCCGGGAGTGGGTCGAGAAGTTTGCCGAGTACTTTGCCGCCGGCGACGTGGTGGAAGACCGAATCCGGACGCCCAGCGTCAACTTCCGCCTGATTCAGGAGCTCTACGACCCCGCGGCGCTGGACGAGGCCGCCCGCACCCGCCTGGCCACCTACCAGGCCGCCGTGGCCGACTTCAGCGGCATTGCGCCCGTGCCGGTGCCGGCCGGTTTGCAGGCTACGTTGCGCGAGTACCAGCAGCAGGGCCTGAACTGGCTGAATTTCCTGGATACCTTCCATTTCGGCGGCTGCCTGGCCGATGACATGGGCCTGGGCAAAACGGTGCAGGTGCTGGCCTTTATCCTGCACCTGCGCGCCCTGGGCCGCCCGGCGGCCAACCTGGTGGTGGTGCCAACGTCCCTGGTGTTCAACTGGCAGGCCGAGGTGGCGAAGTTTGCGCCCTCCCTGCGGGTGCACGTGCTGCACGGGGCCCTGCGCCGGGCCGAGGCGGCCCAGTTCGATGCCTGCGACATCGTGCTGACGACCTACAACACGCTGGTGTCCGACATCCGGCAGCTGCGCGAGTACCCGTTCAACTACGTGTTTCTGGACGAGGCCCAGGCCATCAAGAACCCGGAGTCGCAGCGCTACAAGGCGGCACGGCTGCTGCAGGCCCGCAACCGCGTGGTGCTGACCGGGACGCCCCTGGAAAACAACACGCTCGACATCTACGGGCTGCTGTCCTTTGCCTGCCCGGGCCTGCTGGGCAGCGCCCGGCACTTCCGCGACCTGTACGCCGGGCCCATCGACAAGTTCAGGGACGCGCGCCGGGCCCGGGAATTGCAGCAGCGCATCAGCCCGTTTGTGCTGCGCCGCACCAAGGCCCAGGTGGCGCGCGAGCTGCCCGACAAAACCGAAATGGTGCTCTACTGCGAAATGGGCGCGGCCCAGCGCCGCGTGTACGACGCCTGCAAAAAGGAGTACCACGACCTGCTGCTGGGCGTGCACGAAGACGCGCCGCGCAAGGAAAGCATGCACATCTTGCAGGGCCTCACCAAGCTGCGCCAGATCTGCGACTCGCCGGCCCTGCTGCCCGACGAGGCCGATTACGGCCGCGAATCGGCCAAGCTGGAGGCCCTGGTGGAGGAAGTACGCACCAAGGCCCCGCAGCACAAAATCCTGATTTTCTCGCAGTTCGTGCGCATGCTGGAGCTGATCCGGCAGGAGCTGCAAACCCACGGCATTCCCTTCACCTACCTCACCGGGCAAACGAAAAACCGCGCCGCCACCGTGGCCCGCTTTCAGCTGGACGACTCGGTGCGCGTGTTTCTGATCAGCCTGAAAGCCGGCGGCACGGGCCTCAACCTGCCCGAGGCCGACTACGTGTACCTGGTGGACCCGTGGTGGAACCCGGCCGTGGAAAACCAGGCCATCGACCGGAGCCACCGCATCGGGCAGGACAAAAAAGTGGTGGCCGTGCGCCTGATTTGTCCCGACACGATTGAGGAGAAAATCATGCAGCTCCAGGAGGCCAAGTGCGAGCTGGCCCACGAGCTGATTCACACCGACGTGGCGCTGATCAAAACCATGAGCCGCGACCAGCTGCTGGACTTATTCAGCTAG
- a CDS encoding dioxygenase family protein — protein MERKNFLKSLLVGAVSVPALLTACSKDDVTPDATTSGSGTTGGTGGTTGGTGTPGNCTVAPTETEGPFPTKVPASYVRSDITDGKAGYKMTASITIANSNNSCAALAGAIVDIWHCDADGNYSEYGGSGMQSTNYQSVHFLRGRQVTDASGLVRFTTIFPGWYSGRATHIHVHVYSASGTSLKVTQIAFPEGAGTAVAAVNGYAKGLSGYTANAQDNVFSDGVTQELATVTGNTTDGFQLAIALSVPA, from the coding sequence ATGGAAAGAAAGAACTTCCTCAAGAGCCTGCTGGTAGGCGCGGTTTCGGTGCCCGCCCTGCTCACGGCCTGCAGCAAAGACGACGTGACGCCGGATGCCACCACCTCGGGCTCCGGCACGACGGGCGGCACGGGCGGCACGACGGGCGGCACCGGCACGCCCGGCAACTGCACCGTGGCCCCCACCGAAACCGAAGGCCCCTTCCCGACCAAGGTGCCGGCCTCCTACGTGCGTAGCGACATTACGGACGGCAAAGCGGGCTACAAGATGACGGCCAGCATCACCATTGCCAACAGCAACAACAGCTGCGCGGCCCTGGCCGGTGCCATCGTCGATATCTGGCACTGCGACGCGGACGGCAACTATTCCGAGTACGGCGGCAGCGGCATGCAAAGCACCAACTACCAGAGCGTGCACTTTTTGCGCGGCCGCCAGGTCACCGACGCCAGCGGGCTGGTGCGCTTCACCACCATTTTCCCCGGCTGGTACTCGGGCCGCGCCACCCACATCCACGTGCACGTGTACTCGGCCAGCGGCACCTCGCTGAAAGTCACCCAGATTGCCTTCCCCGAAGGTGCGGGCACGGCCGTAGCGGCCGTCAACGGCTACGCCAAAGGCCTGAGCGGCTACACCGCCAACGCCCAGGACAACGTGTTCAGCGACGGAGTAACCCAGGAGCTGGCCACCGTAACGGGCAACACCACCGACGGCTTCCAGCTGGCCATTGCCCTAAGCGTACCAGCGTAA
- a CDS encoding pirin family protein: MLQQTPGRIYLADQRGLTATSRFRRYSTFSFGSYQQEFREPLGRLQALNEETLAGGHRLELRAEQATLVLVLPITGAVGVAAPGVVATAQVEEVLVLHLPAQGSISFTNLYETELISFLHIWLSAEPAASPPFLFPFSEAQLENQLAPLVPAAATLGCSLHLGRFGGRREAVHPLRRPDSCFFAFVLAGAFEVQGRLLHEKDALALWNTPEIELEALSNDALILVLEF, from the coding sequence ATGCTTCAGCAGACTCCCGGCCGCATCTACCTGGCCGACCAGCGCGGCCTGACCGCCACCAGCCGGTTCCGGCGCTACAGCACTTTCAGCTTCGGCAGCTACCAGCAGGAGTTTCGGGAGCCGCTGGGCCGCCTGCAAGCTCTGAACGAGGAAACCCTGGCCGGCGGCCACCGCCTGGAGCTGCGGGCCGAACAGGCCACGCTGGTGCTGGTGCTGCCCATCACCGGGGCCGTGGGCGTGGCCGCACCCGGCGTGGTAGCCACGGCCCAGGTCGAGGAGGTGCTGGTGCTGCACCTGCCGGCCCAGGGCTCCATCAGCTTTACCAACCTCTACGAAACCGAGCTGATCAGCTTTCTGCACATCTGGCTGAGCGCCGAGCCCGCGGCGAGTCCGCCCTTCCTGTTTCCCTTCTCGGAGGCGCAGTTGGAAAACCAGCTGGCGCCCCTGGTGCCGGCCGCCGCTACGCTGGGCTGCTCGCTGCACCTGGGCCGGTTTGGGGGCCGCCGCGAGGCCGTGCATCCGCTCCGCCGGCCCGACTCGTGCTTTTTTGCCTTCGTGCTGGCCGGCGCGTTTGAGGTGCAGGGCCGCCTGCTCCACGAAAAAGACGCCCTGGCCCTCTGGAACACGCCGGAAATCGAGCTGGAAGCCCTCAGCAACGATGCCCTGATCCTGGTGCTGGAGTTCTAG
- a CDS encoding DUF3037 domain-containing protein produces MPEKHLFEYAVLRVVPRVEREEFLNVGVILYCRAQGFLQTRCALPEARLQAFAGAGLDLAELRQRLQAFEQICRGKPEGGTIGRLSLAERFRWLAATRSTVVQTSPTHPGLCEDAAATLDRLYRQLVE; encoded by the coding sequence ATGCCCGAAAAGCACTTGTTTGAGTACGCCGTGCTGCGCGTGGTGCCCCGCGTAGAGCGCGAAGAGTTTCTGAACGTCGGCGTCATCCTGTACTGCCGCGCCCAGGGCTTTCTGCAAACCCGCTGCGCGCTGCCCGAAGCCCGCCTGCAAGCCTTTGCCGGCGCCGGCCTCGACCTGGCCGAGCTGCGCCAGCGCCTACAGGCCTTCGAGCAAATCTGCCGGGGCAAGCCCGAGGGCGGCACCATCGGGCGGCTTTCCCTGGCCGAGCGGTTCCGCTGGCTCGCGGCCACCCGCAGCACCGTGGTGCAGACTTCACCCACGCACCCCGGCCTCTGCGAAGACGCTGCCGCCACCCTGGACCGGCTGTATCGGCAGCTGGTGGAGTAG
- a CDS encoding HipA family kinase: MPESIPALRTVEVTRYVAPLREGGSLPALVEADDEFMYVVKFRGAGQGIKALIAELVVGELARVLGLRLPELVFCQLDEAFGRSEPDEEIQDLLRASTGQNLGLHYLSGAITFDPLVTTIEPRLASQIVWLDALTLNVDRTARNTNLLIWHKELWLIDHGAALYVHHAGPGWAAPRPRTFPQVKDHVLLPQASELAAVDTEYRARLTPEVLHAILALVPDAWLEEAAAGEATAPEQRQNYVGFLASRLAASETFVQEAEDARKALV; this comes from the coding sequence ATGCCCGAAAGTATTCCTGCGCTCCGAACCGTGGAGGTGACGCGCTACGTCGCGCCGCTGCGCGAAGGCGGCTCGCTGCCCGCCCTGGTCGAAGCCGACGACGAGTTTATGTACGTGGTCAAGTTCCGGGGCGCGGGGCAGGGCATCAAGGCCCTCATCGCCGAGCTGGTGGTGGGCGAGCTGGCCCGGGTGCTGGGCCTGCGCCTGCCCGAGCTGGTGTTCTGCCAGCTCGACGAAGCCTTCGGCCGCTCCGAGCCCGACGAGGAAATCCAGGACCTGCTGCGGGCCAGCACCGGCCAGAACCTGGGCCTGCACTACCTGTCCGGTGCCATCACCTTCGATCCGCTGGTCACGACCATCGAGCCCCGCCTGGCCTCCCAAATCGTGTGGCTGGATGCCCTGACGCTGAACGTGGACCGCACCGCCCGCAATACCAACCTGCTGATCTGGCACAAGGAGCTCTGGCTGATTGACCACGGCGCGGCCCTCTACGTGCACCACGCCGGCCCGGGCTGGGCCGCGCCCCGGCCCCGCACGTTTCCGCAGGTGAAAGACCACGTGCTGCTGCCCCAGGCCAGCGAGCTGGCCGCCGTGGACACCGAGTACCGCGCCCGGCTGACGCCGGAAGTCCTGCACGCTATTCTGGCCCTGGTGCCCGACGCGTGGCTGGAGGAAGCCGCCGCCGGCGAGGCTACGGCCCCGGAGCAGCGCCAGAATTACGTCGGGTTCCTGGCAAGTCGCCTGGCCGCCTCAGAAACCTTTGTTCAGGAAGCCGAAGATGCCCGAAAAGCACTTGTTTGA
- a CDS encoding 3' terminal RNA ribose 2'-O-methyltransferase Hen1 — MLLTITTTHQPATDLGYLLHKNPARLQTLEVAGGQVHIFYPEATTERCTAAVLLNIDPVALVRNHRGPAGEGFALEQYVNDRPYVASSFLSAALIKAFNTAMNGTCKDRPELPEVLLPLQATVAVMPAASAEQLVRLFAPLGYEVETEAHVLDPTVPEWGNSRYFTLRLRHPALRLRDLLSHLYVLIPVLDNDKHYWVNAQEAEKLLHRGAAWLPQHPDREFITRRYLRNLAEYVNPTLERLLAGDEAASDDSLEAVLPLDSVAESPNAAETLTPDSAAPAAEKQKLHDVRLDRVAEEIRRLGAQRVLDLGCGEGKLVRRLLKLPQVEHILALDVSMRELQRAQERLHVAEMPPRQRERLTLAQGSVLYHDPRLAGYDAAAVVEVIEHLDENRLAAFEQVVFARAQPKAVLVTTPNADYNQRYEQLSAGDFRHTDHRFEWSRAQFAEWATGVAERHGYQVRVEPLGPEAEEFGAPSQLAVFAR; from the coding sequence ATGCTACTTACGATTACCACTACCCACCAGCCCGCCACCGATTTGGGCTACCTGCTGCACAAGAACCCGGCCCGCCTGCAAACCCTGGAAGTAGCCGGCGGCCAGGTCCATATCTTCTACCCTGAAGCTACCACCGAGCGGTGCACGGCGGCCGTGCTGCTCAATATTGACCCCGTGGCCCTGGTGCGCAACCACCGGGGCCCGGCCGGCGAGGGGTTTGCGCTGGAGCAGTACGTCAACGACCGGCCCTACGTGGCCTCGTCCTTTCTGAGCGCGGCTTTGATTAAGGCCTTCAACACGGCCATGAACGGCACCTGCAAGGACCGGCCCGAGCTGCCCGAGGTGCTGCTGCCCCTGCAAGCCACCGTGGCCGTGATGCCCGCCGCCAGCGCCGAGCAGCTCGTCCGCCTGTTTGCGCCCCTGGGCTACGAGGTCGAAACCGAGGCCCACGTGCTGGACCCGACGGTGCCGGAGTGGGGCAACAGCCGCTACTTCACCCTGCGCCTGCGCCACCCAGCCCTGCGCCTGCGCGACTTGCTCAGCCACCTCTACGTGCTGATTCCGGTGCTCGACAACGACAAGCACTACTGGGTAAACGCCCAGGAAGCCGAGAAGCTGCTGCACCGGGGCGCGGCCTGGCTGCCCCAGCACCCCGACCGGGAGTTTATTACCCGCCGCTACCTGCGCAACCTGGCCGAGTACGTCAACCCGACCCTGGAGCGCCTACTCGCCGGCGACGAAGCCGCTTCGGACGACTCCCTGGAAGCCGTGCTGCCGCTGGATTCGGTGGCGGAAAGCCCGAATGCAGCCGAAACCCTGACGCCGGATAGCGCCGCACCGGCCGCCGAAAAGCAGAAGCTCCACGACGTGCGCCTGGACCGGGTGGCCGAGGAAATCCGCCGCCTAGGCGCCCAGCGGGTGCTGGATTTGGGCTGCGGGGAAGGCAAGCTGGTGCGCCGCCTGCTCAAGCTCCCGCAGGTGGAGCACATTCTGGCCCTGGACGTGTCGATGCGGGAGCTGCAGCGGGCCCAGGAGCGGCTGCACGTAGCCGAAATGCCCCCGCGGCAGCGCGAGCGGCTCACCCTGGCCCAGGGCTCGGTGCTCTACCACGACCCGCGCCTGGCCGGCTACGACGCGGCGGCCGTGGTCGAAGTCATTGAGCACCTCGACGAAAACCGGCTGGCGGCCTTCGAGCAGGTGGTTTTTGCCCGCGCCCAGCCCAAAGCCGTCCTCGTGACCACGCCCAACGCCGACTACAACCAGCGCTACGAGCAGCTCTCCGCCGGCGACTTCCGCCACACCGACCACCGCTTCGAATGGAGCCGGGCGCAGTTTGCAGAGTGGGCCACGGGCGTGGCCGAGCGCCACGGCTACCAAGTGCGCGTCGAGCCCCTGGGCCCGGAAGCCGAGGAGTTTGGGGCGCCTTCGCAGCTGGCCGTGTTTGCGCGGTAA